One part of the Geothrix edaphica genome encodes these proteins:
- a CDS encoding peptidylprolyl isomerase — protein sequence MPVPPTLRSPVALLLLLAGGPALEAKAPLRAAAKEPAPAPGLLRKALLEVHPGLAPEALEAMLRRLETAWSRAQALGLLTGVEWQESVREGRWEILGRAFLDRRPGHVPMTEEQVRAAFLAQGDQRRISHILCPTEAEAAAALARINRGEAFAKVAADVSRDPGSTRSGGDLGWVRQKELVPAFGEPVFAAAPGTLVGPIHSEFGWHLARTSEVRRPNPADFEAQRGILLKQAAEAQLAVKREAVIEGLRKRYPLQADLDVLDADRSTEPLPGDEARIAGRVAGASISLKTLKRYLADRLKAAGQSHSLGASTKARFMEDFADRARLAAAAQKQGLARLPEVRAALWVDQRERAREAFATSHLAAVKVAEVDLQGLYERAPDRFRPVGALRLQVLVADSKARVDEALDQVRKGMPWRVAAGRYGSAEATGDPEPGWVEVEALRRMVPPTLLQPLLTGPLGQPVGPMLGADGFMIFNALERRPGPVPPLAECRDAVRAEYLRERGQALVDQELDRRP from the coding sequence ATGCCCGTTCCGCCCACCCTGCGAAGCCCGGTGGCACTCCTGCTCCTCCTGGCCGGTGGCCCAGCCCTGGAGGCCAAGGCGCCTCTCCGGGCCGCCGCGAAGGAACCGGCACCGGCCCCCGGCCTGCTGCGCAAAGCCCTGCTCGAGGTCCATCCGGGCCTTGCCCCCGAAGCCCTGGAGGCCATGCTGCGGCGCCTGGAGACGGCGTGGTCCCGCGCCCAGGCCCTGGGCCTCCTGACCGGAGTCGAGTGGCAGGAGTCCGTCCGCGAAGGCCGGTGGGAGATCCTCGGGAGGGCCTTTCTGGACCGCCGCCCCGGCCACGTCCCCATGACCGAGGAGCAGGTCCGGGCGGCCTTCCTCGCCCAGGGGGACCAGCGCCGGATCTCGCACATCCTCTGTCCGACGGAAGCGGAAGCCGCCGCCGCCCTGGCGCGGATCAACCGGGGCGAGGCCTTCGCGAAGGTGGCCGCCGACGTCTCCCGGGACCCGGGCTCGACTCGGAGCGGCGGCGACCTCGGCTGGGTGCGGCAGAAGGAACTGGTGCCGGCCTTCGGTGAGCCCGTGTTTGCCGCCGCCCCCGGCACCCTGGTGGGCCCCATCCACTCGGAGTTCGGCTGGCACCTGGCCAGGACCTCGGAGGTGCGCCGACCGAACCCCGCGGACTTCGAGGCGCAGCGCGGGATCCTGCTGAAGCAGGCGGCCGAGGCCCAGCTGGCCGTGAAGCGGGAGGCCGTGATCGAAGGGCTTCGGAAGCGCTACCCCCTCCAGGCCGACCTGGACGTGCTCGACGCCGACCGGTCCACGGAGCCCCTGCCCGGCGACGAGGCGCGCATCGCTGGCCGCGTCGCCGGTGCCTCCATCTCCCTGAAGACCCTGAAGCGCTACTTGGCGGACCGGCTCAAGGCCGCGGGCCAGAGCCATTCCCTTGGAGCCTCCACCAAGGCGCGGTTCATGGAGGACTTCGCAGACCGGGCCCGGTTGGCCGCGGCCGCGCAGAAGCAGGGCCTGGCGCGTCTGCCGGAGGTCCGGGCCGCCCTATGGGTGGACCAGCGCGAACGGGCGCGCGAAGCCTTCGCCACCTCCCACCTCGCCGCCGTGAAGGTGGCCGAGGTCGATCTCCAGGGCTTGTACGAGCGCGCCCCGGACCGCTTCCGCCCAGTGGGGGCGCTCCGCCTGCAGGTCCTGGTGGCCGACAGCAAGGCGCGCGTGGACGAGGCGCTGGACCAGGTCCGGAAGGGGATGCCCTGGCGCGTGGCGGCGGGACGGTACGGCAGCGCTGAGGCCACCGGGGACCCGGAACCCGGCTGGGTCGAGGTGGAGGCCCTCCGCCGGATGGTGCCCCCCACGCTGCTGCAGCCCCTCCTGACCGGCCCTCTGGGTCAGCCCGTGGGACCGATGCTCGGGGCGGACGGATTCATGATCTTCAACGCCCTCGAGCGCCGGCCGGGACCGGTGCCGCCCCTGGCCGAGTGCCGGGATGCCGTCCGGGCCGAGTACCTCCGGGAGCGTGGCCAGGCCCTGGTGGATCAGGAGCTGGACCGTCGGCCTTGA
- a CDS encoding cytochrome c3 family protein gives MKSRVLLLLVATSLSLSATIAGTKHDLSSSGPGVKTNITQKCVFCHTPHGSATGTAQIIPLWNKTTTVTTGFTMYSSGTISGTVDTTPTGASMACFTCHDGTQAVGNMINLPNGVASVTYTAGGGVNATGFIASGVNLLGKDLSNDHPVSITYTQNLDSGLVNPTSFAPNTVQLFPTNANGSKVQCASCHQVHDNTNPPFLRVSMTNSALCTTCHIK, from the coding sequence ATGAAGTCCCGCGTTCTCCTCCTCCTGGTCGCCACCTCCCTGAGCCTGTCCGCGACCATTGCCGGCACGAAGCACGACCTCAGCTCCTCAGGCCCCGGCGTCAAGACCAACATCACCCAGAAGTGCGTGTTCTGCCACACGCCGCACGGCTCCGCCACCGGCACGGCCCAGATCATCCCCCTGTGGAACAAGACCACCACGGTGACCACCGGCTTCACCATGTATTCCAGTGGCACCATCTCCGGCACCGTGGACACCACGCCCACCGGCGCCTCCATGGCCTGCTTCACCTGCCATGACGGCACCCAGGCTGTGGGCAACATGATCAACCTGCCCAACGGCGTAGCCAGCGTCACCTACACCGCCGGTGGCGGCGTGAATGCGACCGGTTTCATTGCATCGGGTGTGAACCTGCTGGGCAAGGACCTGTCCAACGACCACCCGGTGTCCATCACCTACACGCAGAACCTCGACTCTGGCCTGGTGAACCCCACCAGCTTCGCGCCCAACACCGTCCAGCTGTTCCCCACCAACGCCAATGGATCGAAGGTGCAGTGCGCCTCCTGCCACCAGGTGCACGACAACACCAACCCGCCTTTCCTGCGGGTGAGCATGACCAACTCGGCCCTCTGCACCACCTGCCACATCAAGTAG
- the ruvC gene encoding crossover junction endodeoxyribonuclease RuvC codes for MIVAPSPVRCLGVDPGSLACGWAVVERFGSRMTLVEAGVIRNPRGADFDQRALCIHERLSEAIAAHAPGFMAVESPFVEKNAATALKLGQIRGGILLTAALHGLPVGDYNPMQVKKAVSGYGWADKHQVGKMVMTLLNLKEPLAVDAADAAAVAIGHLLASRRA; via the coding sequence ATGATCGTCGCGCCCTCGCCCGTGCGCTGCCTGGGTGTGGATCCGGGCTCCCTGGCCTGCGGCTGGGCCGTGGTGGAGCGGTTCGGCTCCCGGATGACGCTGGTGGAGGCCGGCGTCATCCGCAATCCCCGCGGGGCCGACTTCGATCAGCGGGCCCTCTGCATCCATGAGCGGCTGTCCGAGGCCATCGCCGCCCATGCACCGGGCTTCATGGCCGTGGAATCGCCCTTTGTGGAGAAGAACGCCGCCACCGCCCTGAAGCTGGGCCAGATCCGCGGCGGCATCCTGCTCACGGCGGCCCTCCACGGCCTGCCTGTGGGGGACTACAACCCCATGCAGGTGAAGAAGGCCGTCAGCGGCTACGGCTGGGCCGACAAGCACCAGGTGGGGAAGATGGTGATGACCCTGCTGAACTTGAAGGAGCCCCTGGCGGTGGATGCGGCCGATGCTGCGGCCGTGGCCATCGGTCATCTTCTGGCCTCCCGGCGGGCCTGA
- a CDS encoding NHL repeat-containing protein has translation MNGTLTSLRGVLRIMAVIACGAQVLSAQVPVPVAVPLRAYAQGFREPVRLATDGAGRLFVADPRLGLITVRDESGHLLAVKRGLSRPLGVAVDGAGRIFVCEAGKGRVAIFTSEWVPAGYLGQGEGEFQMPNHLQITADGTVFVVDSTAGLVKVYGPDNQLARQFGGPGRLDGQFSFPTGLVVTPQGEVFVSDQGNERVQVFTLAGTFLRKFGGTVGMLGNNTAYGRVQGLLADAQGRIYLADSYRGVVKVVDGAGTSIASIGAFGTGPGQLSGPASLVLDRNNRLFVATAGNARIEVFGLDAYTDPAPIVFADATVTPAEWQRKAAPEVDGGPEADLQEPPTPDRFRWEGGQASQHARGLARAAANRNQRPGLVAVLLKVPGLTLSQIQVGSITANGLRAAVVPGAYIGDFDGDGTFEFRAWFDHNRLLATMPDGEAFLVVSGRLTDGRSFESIADVRVLPAGGVQ, from the coding sequence ATGAACGGCACACTGACTTCCCTCCGAGGCGTGCTGCGGATCATGGCGGTGATCGCCTGCGGCGCCCAGGTCCTGTCCGCCCAGGTGCCGGTCCCCGTGGCCGTGCCCTTGCGCGCCTATGCCCAGGGCTTCCGGGAGCCCGTGCGCCTGGCCACGGACGGGGCGGGGCGCCTCTTCGTCGCCGATCCCCGGCTGGGCCTCATCACCGTGCGCGATGAATCGGGCCACCTGCTGGCCGTCAAGCGCGGGCTTAGCCGGCCCCTCGGCGTGGCCGTGGACGGGGCGGGCCGGATCTTCGTCTGCGAAGCCGGAAAGGGCCGCGTCGCGATCTTCACCTCCGAATGGGTTCCCGCCGGGTACCTGGGGCAGGGCGAGGGCGAGTTCCAGATGCCCAACCACCTCCAGATCACCGCCGACGGCACGGTCTTCGTGGTGGACAGCACGGCCGGCCTGGTGAAGGTCTACGGGCCGGACAACCAGCTGGCGAGGCAGTTCGGCGGCCCCGGCAGGCTGGACGGCCAGTTCAGCTTCCCCACGGGGCTCGTCGTCACGCCCCAGGGCGAGGTCTTCGTGTCCGACCAGGGCAACGAACGGGTCCAGGTCTTCACCCTTGCCGGGACCTTCCTCCGCAAGTTCGGAGGCACCGTGGGCATGCTCGGCAACAACACGGCATACGGGCGCGTTCAGGGTCTGCTGGCCGACGCCCAGGGCCGGATCTACCTGGCGGATTCCTATCGAGGGGTGGTGAAGGTGGTCGATGGCGCGGGCACCTCCATCGCCAGCATCGGGGCGTTCGGGACTGGCCCCGGCCAGCTCAGCGGTCCCGCCAGCCTGGTCCTGGACCGCAACAACCGGCTTTTCGTGGCGACCGCGGGCAATGCCCGGATCGAAGTCTTCGGCCTGGACGCCTACACCGATCCCGCGCCCATCGTCTTCGCAGACGCCACCGTGACGCCGGCCGAGTGGCAGCGGAAGGCGGCCCCCGAGGTCGATGGCGGCCCGGAAGCGGACCTCCAGGAACCACCCACGCCGGATCGCTTCCGATGGGAGGGCGGCCAGGCCTCCCAGCACGCCAGGGGGCTCGCCCGCGCCGCCGCCAACCGCAACCAGCGGCCGGGTCTCGTGGCCGTCCTCCTCAAGGTCCCCGGCCTGACCCTCTCGCAGATCCAGGTGGGCTCCATCACCGCCAACGGCCTGCGGGCGGCGGTCGTGCCCGGCGCCTACATCGGGGATTTCGACGGCGACGGCACCTTCGAGTTCCGGGCCTGGTTCGACCACAACCGCCTCCTGGCCACCATGCCCGATGGCGAGGCCTTCCTGGTGGTCTCCGGGCGCCTCACTGACGGGCGCTCCTTCGAAAGCATCGCCGACGTCCGCGTCCTGCCCGCTGGAGGTGTCCAGTGA
- a CDS encoding cytochrome c3 family protein, with protein sequence MTDRIRYIRRCLLVTALALLPSVLLAAPATCQDCHPKVASRASSATAHKPLREGRCQWCHRPHGEANMNILHAGGGRPLCVLCHKSLAPAPGERAAHRFEGRGGCGACHDAHDSGRSGLLRKPAQELCLSCHAEVRARMDSAHPHAAAEDCMACHAPHPSPTRYLLKPGQPGQCESCHGASPSPASHAGFPLQAGACVTCHNPHGSAAKGLVRDQAHAPFKAGRCSDCHRPAEGKAVQLVKPVPGLCQDCHRSVPGPGTQHQPVQAGACLTCHRPHAADGKGLLTSAPQELCLTCHGALAKGASQHTPFRKGACLACHRPHESPDKHLLIAPATKLCLTCHTDLAKGASQHAPVVKGECLSCHEAHAGATPPVLRQAKQALCAGCHTGVSKGPVSHDPVKKGQCFTCHVPHASGSAHLIRGGQAEACGGCHKKILARPRLHGPVKEGNCSACHAAHGGPLRKLLKDESEKLCTGCHAKLLDRDTIHKPAIGKNGCLACHDPHGGTKAKHLKRDQPEGCYACHRRQDRFQVVHQPVKEGACSGCHDPHSGTGGALLKASTLQDTCSGCHDLDDSGLRKKHLGAALGKVDCLGCHEPHASQKAGLLQKKVHAPFAASLVKGHVGPEGCPICHKPPVPGRNSEGRMAFVRPVTQLCLGCHPGVQPKGAVHQHQPFQAGECLSCHQPHASRNEALLEAPGNQLCFTCHGQPQPPKEGWAHKPYVEGSCRECHLAHYTEGKHLLREKPLDLCLSCHEKLRPALQAKHPHRPAASGDCGACHVAHAGSQPKGLLRPVERLCTTCHEMKDMGKAHRGYPVPPGDCLTCHDPHGSNLQGMLRPTAHAPVAKGSCETCHAPSTSARPFATRAAQPGLCFGCHPGVASAAKMPFPHSPVANGECTLCHAPHASRLPTLLMGNPSELCLRCHESLREEARKSMSKHRPFMEGQCALCHTPHGGEAKGFPRGNIQAICIGCHRAQRMDHPSVNHPCSDRIVKATGKPLTCLSCHQPHFSKNEKLLSVTDCEACHK encoded by the coding sequence ATGACCGACCGCATCCGGTATATCCGCCGCTGCCTGTTGGTCACGGCTCTGGCGCTCCTTCCATCGGTGCTGCTGGCGGCGCCTGCCACCTGCCAGGACTGCCACCCGAAAGTGGCCAGCCGGGCCTCATCGGCCACTGCCCACAAGCCGCTGCGCGAGGGCCGGTGCCAGTGGTGCCATCGCCCCCATGGCGAAGCCAACATGAACATCCTCCACGCCGGGGGCGGACGGCCCCTGTGCGTGCTCTGCCACAAGTCTCTGGCACCGGCCCCGGGGGAGCGGGCGGCCCATCGCTTCGAGGGCCGGGGCGGGTGCGGAGCCTGCCATGATGCCCACGATTCCGGCCGGAGTGGCCTGCTGCGGAAGCCGGCCCAGGAACTCTGCCTCTCCTGCCATGCCGAGGTCAGGGCGCGCATGGACAGCGCCCATCCCCATGCCGCCGCCGAGGACTGCATGGCCTGCCATGCGCCGCATCCCTCCCCCACCCGCTACCTGCTGAAGCCAGGTCAGCCGGGCCAGTGCGAGAGCTGCCACGGCGCCAGCCCTTCCCCTGCCTCGCATGCGGGCTTTCCCCTGCAGGCCGGGGCCTGCGTCACTTGCCACAACCCGCACGGCTCCGCGGCCAAGGGTCTGGTGCGCGACCAGGCCCACGCGCCGTTCAAGGCGGGGCGCTGTTCGGACTGCCACCGGCCTGCAGAAGGGAAGGCCGTCCAGCTGGTGAAGCCCGTGCCCGGCCTCTGTCAGGACTGCCACCGCTCGGTTCCAGGCCCGGGCACCCAGCACCAGCCGGTCCAGGCCGGCGCCTGCCTGACCTGCCACCGGCCCCACGCCGCTGACGGGAAGGGCCTCCTGACCTCGGCCCCGCAGGAGCTCTGCCTCACCTGCCACGGGGCGCTCGCCAAGGGCGCCTCCCAGCACACGCCCTTCCGCAAGGGTGCCTGTCTCGCCTGCCACAGGCCCCATGAATCCCCGGACAAGCACCTCCTCATCGCACCCGCTACCAAGCTCTGCCTCACCTGCCACACGGACCTGGCCAAGGGCGCAAGCCAGCACGCCCCGGTGGTGAAGGGCGAATGCCTGTCCTGCCATGAAGCCCACGCCGGCGCGACGCCGCCGGTCCTCCGGCAGGCGAAGCAGGCCCTCTGCGCCGGCTGCCACACGGGCGTGTCCAAGGGGCCCGTGTCGCACGACCCCGTGAAGAAGGGGCAGTGCTTCACCTGCCACGTGCCCCACGCGAGCGGCTCAGCCCACCTCATCCGCGGCGGGCAGGCGGAGGCCTGCGGCGGCTGTCACAAGAAGATCCTGGCGAGGCCCAGGCTGCACGGCCCTGTGAAGGAGGGGAACTGCAGCGCCTGCCATGCGGCCCACGGGGGCCCCCTCCGCAAGCTGCTGAAAGACGAGTCCGAGAAGCTCTGCACCGGCTGTCACGCCAAGCTCCTGGACCGAGACACCATCCACAAGCCGGCCATCGGGAAGAACGGCTGCCTCGCCTGCCATGACCCCCACGGGGGGACCAAGGCGAAGCACCTGAAGCGCGACCAGCCCGAAGGGTGCTATGCCTGCCACCGGCGGCAGGACCGGTTCCAGGTGGTGCATCAGCCCGTGAAGGAAGGCGCCTGCAGCGGCTGCCACGATCCGCACTCCGGCACCGGCGGGGCCCTGCTCAAGGCCTCGACCCTCCAGGACACCTGCTCGGGCTGCCACGACCTCGACGACTCGGGCCTGCGGAAGAAACACCTCGGCGCGGCGTTGGGCAAGGTGGACTGCCTCGGCTGCCATGAGCCCCACGCCTCCCAGAAAGCGGGCCTCCTCCAGAAGAAGGTGCACGCCCCCTTCGCGGCAAGCCTGGTCAAGGGCCATGTCGGCCCCGAGGGGTGCCCGATCTGCCACAAGCCCCCGGTCCCCGGGCGGAATTCCGAGGGCCGGATGGCCTTCGTCCGTCCCGTGACCCAGCTTTGCCTGGGCTGCCATCCGGGTGTGCAACCCAAGGGCGCCGTCCACCAGCACCAGCCCTTCCAGGCCGGCGAGTGCCTCAGTTGCCACCAGCCTCACGCCTCCCGAAACGAGGCCCTGCTGGAAGCCCCGGGGAACCAGCTTTGCTTCACCTGCCACGGACAGCCCCAACCGCCGAAGGAGGGCTGGGCGCACAAACCCTATGTGGAGGGAAGCTGCCGGGAATGCCACCTGGCGCACTACACCGAAGGGAAGCACCTCCTGCGGGAGAAGCCCCTGGATCTCTGCCTGTCCTGCCACGAAAAACTCCGCCCTGCGCTGCAGGCGAAACATCCCCATCGGCCCGCCGCCTCTGGCGACTGCGGTGCCTGCCACGTGGCCCATGCGGGCAGCCAGCCCAAGGGGCTGCTCAGGCCCGTGGAGCGGCTCTGCACCACCTGCCACGAGATGAAGGACATGGGGAAGGCCCACCGGGGCTATCCCGTCCCGCCCGGGGACTGCCTCACCTGCCACGATCCCCATGGCTCCAACCTCCAGGGCATGCTGCGCCCGACCGCCCACGCGCCAGTGGCGAAGGGCAGCTGCGAGACTTGCCACGCCCCGTCGACCTCCGCCAGGCCCTTCGCGACCCGGGCCGCCCAACCCGGCCTCTGCTTCGGCTGCCACCCGGGCGTCGCCAGCGCTGCGAAGATGCCCTTCCCCCATTCGCCAGTGGCCAACGGGGAATGCACCCTCTGCCACGCCCCCCACGCCTCCAGGCTGCCGACCCTCCTGATGGGCAATCCAAGCGAGCTCTGCCTCCGGTGCCACGAGTCGCTGCGCGAGGAGGCCAGGAAGTCGATGTCCAAGCACCGGCCGTTCATGGAGGGCCAGTGTGCCCTCTGCCACACACCCCACGGCGGGGAGGCCAAGGGCTTCCCCCGCGGCAACATCCAGGCCATCTGCATCGGCTGCCACCGGGCCCAGCGGATGGATCACCCGTCCGTCAACCACCCCTGTTCGGACCGGATCGTCAAGGCGACGGGGAAACCCCTGACCTGCCTGTCCTGCCACCAGCCCCACTTCTCCAAGAACGAGAAGCTCCTGTCCGTCACGGACTGCGAAGCCTGCCACAAGTAG
- a CDS encoding glycosyltransferase family 9 protein, translating to MDLVLLRLSALGDILRVLPAWANLREAFPEARFRAVVEDRHAFLLEPLPWLEPVIVRRGRLSNPLTALPELRRVAGLVRDAEASLDFHGILKAALIPRLAAIPERWGDGVTKEFAGSLQTHPLPFRPQTRYDQALGLSGAFGLSRGREGLGRFKPVLQAAELPDPGAIWGQAGKPRAVLVPGASRRGAIKRWPLRHWITLARMLKDRWDLRWSLGPEEEDLRAWLPETTGVPALPRLGFWQLASALRQADQVVAPDTGLLHLAVVLGVPALGLYGSSDPVVAGLPPGAGTVLRTGISCSPCRERACQRRQCLEELPPEWVAGALLAPTGVRPVPSLGQS from the coding sequence ATGGATCTGGTCCTGCTCCGCCTCTCCGCCCTCGGTGACATCCTCCGCGTCCTGCCCGCCTGGGCGAACCTGCGGGAGGCCTTCCCGGAGGCGCGGTTCCGGGCCGTGGTGGAGGATCGCCACGCCTTCCTGCTGGAGCCGCTGCCCTGGCTGGAACCTGTGATTGTGCGGAGGGGGAGGCTCTCCAATCCGCTGACGGCCCTGCCCGAGCTGCGGCGTGTGGCGGGCCTGGTCCGGGACGCCGAGGCCAGCCTGGACTTCCACGGCATCCTGAAGGCGGCCCTCATCCCGCGGTTGGCCGCCATCCCGGAGCGCTGGGGAGATGGCGTTACCAAGGAGTTCGCCGGCTCCCTCCAGACCCATCCGCTGCCGTTCCGCCCTCAGACCCGCTACGACCAGGCCCTGGGGCTGTCCGGGGCCTTCGGCCTGAGCCGGGGCAGGGAGGGGCTGGGCCGCTTCAAGCCGGTCCTGCAGGCGGCCGAGCTGCCCGACCCGGGCGCCATCTGGGGCCAGGCCGGGAAGCCCCGGGCGGTCCTGGTGCCCGGGGCCTCCCGGCGCGGCGCGATCAAGCGCTGGCCCCTGCGGCACTGGATCACCCTGGCCCGGATGCTGAAGGACCGGTGGGACCTGCGGTGGTCCCTGGGACCCGAAGAGGAGGACCTGCGGGCCTGGCTGCCGGAGACCACGGGCGTACCGGCCCTGCCGCGCCTGGGGTTCTGGCAGCTGGCCTCAGCGCTCCGGCAGGCGGATCAAGTGGTTGCCCCGGACACGGGCCTGCTGCATCTGGCCGTGGTGCTGGGCGTGCCGGCCCTGGGACTGTATGGGTCCAGCGATCCGGTGGTGGCCGGGCTGCCCCCGGGCGCGGGCACTGTCCTGCGCACGGGCATCAGCTGCTCGCCCTGTCGGGAGCGGGCCTGCCAGCGGCGGCAGTGCCTGGAGGAGCTCCCCCCGGAGTGGGTGGCCGGGGCGCTCCTGGCACCCACCGGAGTGCGTCCGGTCCCGTCCCTGGGGCAATCGTGA
- a CDS encoding ribonuclease R family protein yields MARRSAPRIPVRSPARTPDRRETPKAPPPQAAGLRPYETFEATFLGHPEGAGGFLRLAGARKGPGMDLLVDWRDARGAIHGDRVIAEVCGEGWDGRLKARVLEVKGRGDIPLPGTLQQQPWGWRVVPLEPRLPQVIAVPPTDLAQDGELVSVRLDPDPEAKQLRGTVVARLGKKTDLKIENKLTAALFNLRTDFPEAVMRELAPFPTAIPAEWIQGREDLRGTLTCTVDPPTAKDFDDAISLEVLPRSEGGGWLLGVHIADVSHYVTENGPLDEEARLRGTSVYFPDEAIPMIPDRLSGDLCSLREGVDRLTMTAWMTISPDLEVVETRLSESVIRSAKRLTYDEVKEACIDLSPRKRAELGEPLCALLDESLVLSRRLTEIRLGRGALNLDTEEAEFIFDAEGRPVDARRYPRHDAHRMIEEFMLLANETVAQFFTRKKIPTIYRIHDEPDPLKLEIFAEVARTFGLLKPKEVPTPEHLNAMLDKIRGGPLEAMINTLLLRSLKRAEYSAENIGHAGLALQDYLHFTSPIRRYPDLVVHRYLRKVLRGERLPEALQSHLAVLAKGASDAEQKATEAERENDKWKACLLMKDRIGQRFQGRIQGFSAKVVFITLDAPFVEVGVPLAALGGNFWIDEHRTQATGLRGTVVLTIGDAVAVEITAVDEDLRRISAWVTEVKAQDAHGKVFHFVPTLAAPAMLREGDLEKPRLGRSQTQETRSRREAAPKGRPPKKARETAGKRREASPKPPKGTVRGTGKRKGR; encoded by the coding sequence ATGGCCCGTCGTTCCGCCCCCCGCATCCCCGTCCGCTCTCCTGCCCGCACGCCCGATCGGCGGGAAACGCCGAAAGCCCCGCCCCCCCAGGCCGCGGGGCTTCGTCCGTACGAGACCTTCGAAGCCACCTTTTTGGGCCACCCCGAGGGCGCCGGCGGCTTCCTGAGGCTGGCCGGGGCCCGGAAGGGTCCGGGCATGGACCTGCTGGTGGACTGGCGCGACGCCCGTGGCGCCATCCACGGCGACCGCGTGATCGCCGAAGTATGCGGCGAGGGCTGGGATGGCCGCCTCAAGGCCCGGGTGCTGGAGGTCAAGGGACGGGGCGACATCCCCCTGCCCGGCACCCTCCAGCAGCAGCCCTGGGGCTGGCGCGTGGTACCCCTGGAGCCCCGCCTGCCCCAGGTCATCGCCGTGCCGCCCACAGATCTGGCCCAGGATGGCGAGCTGGTGAGCGTGCGGCTCGATCCCGATCCCGAGGCCAAGCAGCTGCGGGGCACCGTGGTGGCCCGGCTGGGGAAGAAGACCGACCTGAAGATCGAGAACAAGCTGACCGCGGCCCTCTTCAACCTGCGCACGGACTTCCCCGAGGCCGTCATGCGCGAGCTGGCGCCCTTCCCCACGGCCATCCCCGCCGAGTGGATCCAGGGCCGGGAGGACCTGCGCGGGACGCTTACCTGCACCGTGGATCCCCCCACGGCCAAGGACTTCGACGACGCCATCAGCCTGGAGGTGCTGCCCAGGTCCGAGGGCGGCGGCTGGCTCCTGGGCGTCCACATTGCGGACGTGAGCCACTATGTGACCGAGAACGGCCCCCTGGACGAGGAGGCCCGCCTGCGGGGCACCTCCGTCTACTTCCCGGACGAGGCCATCCCCATGATCCCGGACCGGCTCAGCGGAGACCTGTGCAGCCTCCGCGAAGGCGTGGACCGCCTCACCATGACGGCCTGGATGACGATCTCGCCCGACCTGGAAGTCGTGGAGACGCGCCTCTCCGAGAGCGTCATCCGCAGCGCGAAGCGCCTCACCTACGACGAGGTGAAGGAGGCCTGCATCGACCTGTCCCCGCGGAAGCGTGCGGAGCTGGGGGAGCCCCTCTGCGCCCTGCTGGACGAGTCCCTGGTGCTGTCGCGCCGCCTCACGGAGATCCGCCTGGGCCGGGGCGCCCTGAACCTGGACACCGAGGAGGCCGAGTTCATCTTCGATGCCGAGGGCCGTCCCGTGGATGCCCGCCGCTACCCGCGCCACGACGCCCACCGCATGATCGAGGAGTTCATGCTGCTGGCCAACGAGACCGTGGCCCAGTTCTTCACGCGGAAGAAGATCCCCACGATCTACCGCATCCACGACGAGCCGGATCCCCTGAAGCTGGAGATCTTCGCGGAAGTCGCCCGCACCTTCGGCCTGCTCAAGCCCAAGGAAGTGCCCACGCCCGAGCACCTCAACGCCATGCTCGACAAGATCCGGGGCGGCCCCCTGGAGGCCATGATCAACACCCTCCTGCTGCGCAGCCTCAAGCGGGCCGAGTACAGCGCGGAGAACATCGGCCACGCGGGCCTGGCCCTCCAGGACTACCTGCACTTCACCAGCCCCATCCGGCGCTACCCGGATCTCGTCGTCCACCGCTATCTGAGGAAGGTCCTGCGAGGCGAGCGCCTGCCCGAGGCCCTGCAGAGCCACCTGGCCGTGCTGGCCAAGGGCGCCAGCGACGCCGAGCAGAAGGCCACGGAGGCCGAGCGCGAGAACGACAAGTGGAAGGCCTGCCTCCTGATGAAAGACCGCATCGGCCAGCGCTTCCAGGGCCGCATCCAGGGTTTCTCCGCCAAGGTGGTGTTTATCACGCTCGACGCCCCCTTCGTGGAGGTGGGCGTGCCCCTGGCGGCTCTGGGGGGCAACTTCTGGATCGACGAGCACCGCACCCAGGCCACCGGCCTGCGCGGCACCGTGGTGCTCACCATCGGCGATGCCGTGGCGGTGGAGATCACCGCCGTGGACGAGGACCTGCGCCGCATCAGCGCCTGGGTTACGGAAGTGAAGGCGCAGGATGCCCACGGGAAGGTGTTCCATTTCGTGCCCACCCTCGCCGCGCCGGCCATGCTGCGGGAAGGCGACCTGGAGAAGCCCCGGCTGGGCCGCTCCCAGACCCAGGAGACCCGGAGTCGGCGCGAGGCTGCTCCCAAGGGCCGCCCGCCGAAGAAGGCCCGCGAAACGGCCGGGAAGCGCCGCGAGGCCAGTCCCAAGCCCCCGAAAGGCACTGTCCGGGGCACCGGCAAGCGGAAGGGCCGATGA